The Cydia splendana chromosome Z, ilCydSple1.2, whole genome shotgun sequence genome window below encodes:
- the LOC134804883 gene encoding pancreas transcription factor 1 subunit alpha isoform X2, with amino-acid sequence MSGARTQIADSSTSPPLSDSRRVEYTGMKFSYADGSDDEAPLNAELPSCVYAAARSRLQLPLAAYVHQHTRQLHSEVLLEASTEPEYQCGGSPYRVQRAAANVRERRRMLRSGPNGINSAFDELRVHVPTFPYEKRLSKIDTLRLAIAYIALLREVLDADYDPLTYVEKCLRGEIKADRAHWNTSDLTARLSWINWENLGVNPQRRSVLTSLALGSDNLPYSHN; translated from the exons CGACAGTCGGCGGGTGGAGTACACAGGCATGAAGTTCTCGTACGCGGACGGGTCTGACGACGAGGCGCCGCTGAACGCCGAGCTGCCGTCGTGCGTGTACGCAGCGGCGCGCAGCCGGCTGCAGCTCCCGCTTGCCGCCTACGTGCACCAGCACACCAGGCAGCTGCACTCTG AAGTCCTGCTGGAGGCGTCGACCGAGCCCGAGTACCAGTGCGGAGGCTCCCCGTACCGCGtccagcgcgccgccgccaacGTCCGCGAGCGCCGACGGATGCTGAGGTCCGGCCCCAATGG TATAAACTCGGCGTTCGACGAGCTGCGCGTGCACGTGCCGACGTTCCCCTACGAGAAGCGGCTCAGCAAAATTGACACACTGCGCCTCGCCATCGCCTACATCGCTCTACTCAGGGAG gtCTTGGACGCTGATTATGATCCATTGACATACGTAGAGAAATGCTTGAGAGGAGAAATCAAAGCAGACAGAGCACATTGGAATACAAGTG ATCTGACGGCCCGGCTGTCGTGGATCAACTGGGAGAACCTGGGCGTGAATCCGCAGCGCCGCAGCGTACTGACGTCGCTGGCTCTGGGCTCGGACAACCTGCCGTATTCACATAACTAA
- the LOC134804883 gene encoding pancreas transcription factor 1 subunit alpha isoform X1, protein MSGARTQIADSSTSPPLSDSRRVEYTGMKFSYADGSDDEAPLNAELPSCVYAAARSRLQLPLAAYVHQHTRQLHSEVLLEASTEPEYQCGGSPYRVQRAAANVRERRRMLRSGPNGSINSAFDELRVHVPTFPYEKRLSKIDTLRLAIAYIALLREVLDADYDPLTYVEKCLRGEIKADRAHWNTSDLTARLSWINWENLGVNPQRRSVLTSLALGSDNLPYSHN, encoded by the exons CGACAGTCGGCGGGTGGAGTACACAGGCATGAAGTTCTCGTACGCGGACGGGTCTGACGACGAGGCGCCGCTGAACGCCGAGCTGCCGTCGTGCGTGTACGCAGCGGCGCGCAGCCGGCTGCAGCTCCCGCTTGCCGCCTACGTGCACCAGCACACCAGGCAGCTGCACTCTG AAGTCCTGCTGGAGGCGTCGACCGAGCCCGAGTACCAGTGCGGAGGCTCCCCGTACCGCGtccagcgcgccgccgccaacGTCCGCGAGCGCCGACGGATGCTGAGGTCCGGCCCCAATGG CAGTATAAACTCGGCGTTCGACGAGCTGCGCGTGCACGTGCCGACGTTCCCCTACGAGAAGCGGCTCAGCAAAATTGACACACTGCGCCTCGCCATCGCCTACATCGCTCTACTCAGGGAG gtCTTGGACGCTGATTATGATCCATTGACATACGTAGAGAAATGCTTGAGAGGAGAAATCAAAGCAGACAGAGCACATTGGAATACAAGTG ATCTGACGGCCCGGCTGTCGTGGATCAACTGGGAGAACCTGGGCGTGAATCCGCAGCGCCGCAGCGTACTGACGTCGCTGGCTCTGGGCTCGGACAACCTGCCGTATTCACATAACTAA
- the LOC134804883 gene encoding pancreas transcription factor 1 subunit alpha isoform X3 — MSGARTQIADSSTSPPLSDSRRVEYTGMKFSYADGSDDEAPLNAELPSCVYAAARSRLQLPLAAYVHQHTRQLHSEVLLEASTEPEYQCGGSPYRVQRAAANVRERRRMLSSINSAFDELRVHVPTFPYEKRLSKIDTLRLAIAYIALLREVLDADYDPLTYVEKCLRGEIKADRAHWNTSDLTARLSWINWENLGVNPQRRSVLTSLALGSDNLPYSHN, encoded by the exons CGACAGTCGGCGGGTGGAGTACACAGGCATGAAGTTCTCGTACGCGGACGGGTCTGACGACGAGGCGCCGCTGAACGCCGAGCTGCCGTCGTGCGTGTACGCAGCGGCGCGCAGCCGGCTGCAGCTCCCGCTTGCCGCCTACGTGCACCAGCACACCAGGCAGCTGCACTCTG AAGTCCTGCTGGAGGCGTCGACCGAGCCCGAGTACCAGTGCGGAGGCTCCCCGTACCGCGtccagcgcgccgccgccaacGTCCGCGAGCGCCGACGGATGCTGAG CAGTATAAACTCGGCGTTCGACGAGCTGCGCGTGCACGTGCCGACGTTCCCCTACGAGAAGCGGCTCAGCAAAATTGACACACTGCGCCTCGCCATCGCCTACATCGCTCTACTCAGGGAG gtCTTGGACGCTGATTATGATCCATTGACATACGTAGAGAAATGCTTGAGAGGAGAAATCAAAGCAGACAGAGCACATTGGAATACAAGTG ATCTGACGGCCCGGCTGTCGTGGATCAACTGGGAGAACCTGGGCGTGAATCCGCAGCGCCGCAGCGTACTGACGTCGCTGGCTCTGGGCTCGGACAACCTGCCGTATTCACATAACTAA